A single region of the Bacillota bacterium genome encodes:
- a CDS encoding DUF1559 domain-containing protein, with product MKRRAFTLIELLVVIAIIAILAAILFPVFAQAREKARAASCISNLKQIGLGALMYAQDYDEIFVGSYSYPNTWGQCPRFVWLDLIYPYVKNQQLFACPSSNRVFAHDGTRLNCGPVASAYNSALGQEPGTSVRPWRVGYLINEGYNDANQYCSRCDCNTGLNCYHGVISHSIYIPAIDDTVMDVGAALAAIEDVANTIAISDGDPNCPHNGNPSGTMAVFRFPRDTDVEYDTYGNSYVGSGCYIAGEKVGRIAKRHTGGANHVLADGHVKFFRKTTPNMWTRYQD from the coding sequence ATGAAACGCCGTGCATTCACGCTCATCGAACTGCTGGTGGTCATCGCGATTATCGCGATACTGGCAGCCATCCTTTTCCCTGTGTTCGCACAGGCGCGGGAGAAGGCACGCGCGGCATCGTGCATCAGCAATCTCAAACAGATTGGGCTGGGCGCGCTCATGTACGCGCAGGACTACGACGAAATCTTCGTCGGCTCGTACAGCTATCCCAACACTTGGGGGCAATGTCCACGATTCGTGTGGTTGGACCTTATCTACCCCTATGTGAAGAACCAGCAGCTGTTCGCCTGCCCCAGCAGTAACCGGGTGTTCGCACATGATGGCACGCGCTTGAACTGTGGGCCTGTTGCATCTGCATACAACTCTGCACTTGGGCAGGAACCGGGCACTTCAGTGCGCCCATGGCGAGTGGGGTACCTAATCAATGAAGGCTACAACGACGCCAACCAGTACTGTAGCAGGTGCGATTGTAACACTGGTTTGAACTGTTACCATGGCGTCATCAGCCACTCCATCTACATCCCGGCAATCGACGACACCGTGATGGACGTCGGCGCTGCACTCGCAGCGATTGAGGATGTGGCTAACACCATTGCTATCTCTGACGGTGACCCCAACTGCCCTCACAACGGCAATCCTTCAGGAACGATGGCGGTTTTCCGCTTCCCACGCGACACCGATGTGGAGTATGATACCTATGGCAACAGCTATGTGGGAAGTGGATGCTACATCGCTGGTGAGAAGGTAGGGCGCATCGCCAAGAGGCACACCGGTGGCGCAAATCATGTGCTGGCGGACGGTCACGTGAAGTTCTTCCGCAAGACCACGCCCAATATGTGGACACGCTATCAGGATTGA